A region of the Callithrix jacchus isolate 240 chromosome 10, calJac240_pri, whole genome shotgun sequence genome:
GGGAGCTCTCATTCTCACTGAACAGGTGAGTACAGGAGCCCAGAGTGCATTGTTGTTTATGGGCTCATTGACAATGGTAATGCTTCTAGTAGCAGCTACAGAAGAAACGAGCCCTGAGGTATTATCCTTTTCCCAAGGTCCTGGACATTAGGCTTGAGATTGCCTTAGGTATagcaaaggaagagaaggacTGCAGTAGCCAGAGACCTGGCATCTCCCAGGAGTCACAGCTCCGGCCTTTCCTTAGTGTGTGACTGGAAACGTTTCCACCCTTCCTTACTCCAGAAAGTCTGtctatttcctctcttctcagaATAGCAATCAATGATCAGCCCTGCCTACATCCCTGAGAAAGTGTTAATGTGTATGCAGGAAAGTCTGTATATTCATGAATTCCTCCTTGGCAGGGGCACTTAAGGACATAGATCTATTGAAAAGGGGTCTGAAACACCAGAAACATTCTACTTAAAAGTAGGAATTTTTGGAGTTATTTTGAACAGGAAGAATGTATTGAGCACCAATGTGGGGCATGGGGAAGACACAGAGCAAATATTGAACTTGGTCCTTACGATTTTGTAAGGAGAGATAGATttgtaaaaaattagaaatgcaatTCACATGGGTCAAACAATACAATTACATATTttgaatctagctctgtcacttgCAAACTGTATGACCTTGAAAAGTTACTCAGTTACTCTAAGTCTCATTTCCCTCATGTGTAAATATTGATGAACACTTTTTCTCAAAGTCGTTGGGGAAATTTACCATTATACTCTATAGAAGCTGCtagcatattttatttcatattagcaaattaaataagaaattataatgtGATAGATAATTGCCTTGTAATTGCCTGTATGCATATTTTTCTACAGAAAAATCATCCAGAAAATGGATGCATTTTTCCCTGTATCTCCAAGGTCTAGCATCATGACCAGCATTTCATCAggattcaatgaatatttattgagtgaataaGTAATTACTCTAGCAAATTTGTTGTATAATAATTAACACAATTCCTAAAGCATGTATTAGACTCACTGCACAGGCACATTGCACATATACCCACATTTGTGTACCTTCAattttttaacttctctgtgctgaGAATCTTCACTTACCTTACACAAAACCCAGGAATAACTTTACTCAGTAAAATTTTACTGCATCCTCTAGTATACAACAAAATTAATGTCACTTACACTGGGTCGAAGAGTAAAGGCAGAATACCTATTAGTCTACTAAGTACATGGCAAGAAACCAgaactataataaatatgtacagaAGTGATGTCATAGAAAGGGGGAAAGTATGCACCAAAGAACCACAGCTATGCCTACTTTTATTTGACCACAGATATCCATTACCAATAAATACCTAaacataaagatatatttttgatCCTATAACACTTTTccttactttaagaaaaaaaacattagatAACAAGACCTTTGGAAGCGCTGTAGAACTTCTTGAATCTTTCTTActgtaattattattaaattgatAACCAAGGGTGAAATATAACTAAATACTTTATGAATAAACACACATAAGTGTTATCTGGATAGATGTGATAATTTGTTCTTACTGATACTCATCTCCAGTGtcaaagaaaagtttgaaactaCTTAATAAATTAGATTTTGTGACACCATATGTCAAAATGCAGACATTCCAAAATACAGTATATACAGAACTATGACAACCTGTTATGTATATTCACCCACGAGCCTTACCCATTTCTGCATTTCCCCAGATGTGCAAAATTTGATGCACCATAACTGTGGAAAATTAATTAATTCTTACAGTGGATACTTACTCTGCTTCTTACATGATTCCATTCTACTAGGCCCTGTTTTTTCTCCTCTGGAACACTTGGATGATCCTTCTCCGAATCTGCTTGGTCTTCACACTGTAGACAATGGGGTTTAGCACAGGGGGGAGCAGCAGGTATATGTTGGCCATGAGCATGTGCACTACTGGTGGTAAATGCTTACCAAATCTGTGAATCATGGAGGAACCAATAAAAGGAACATAGAAGAGGAGCACAGCGAACATGTGAGAGAGGCAGGTGCTGAGGGTTTTGAGCCTTTCACCACTGGAGGCAATGCCCAGCACAGTTTTCAGGATGAGTACATAAGACATTAGAATGAGGAGGGCATCGAGCCCCAGTGTGAAGATGACGACGATGAGGCCATAGAAGCTGTTGATGTGGGTGCTGCCACAGGCTAGCCGCATCATGTCTTGGTGAAGACAATATGAATGAGACAAGACATTGGAATGGCAGAAAGGTAGGCGTTTTATAAGGAAGGGCACAGGGAAGACCACACAGACTGCCCGGGTGAAGATAGCTATTCCAATCTTTCCAATAACACCATGAGTGAGGATGGAAACATAGTGTAATGGGTTTCGGATGGCCACAATTCTGTCAAAGGTCATGGACACTAGGACTCCTGATTCTACTATTCCAAATACATGGATGAAGAACATCTACATGATGcatgaatcaaaaacaatctcaGGGACATTAAACCAGAAGATGCTGAGCATGGAGGGCAAGGTGGACAGGGACAGACTAATGTCAGTGAGAGCCAAGATAGAGAGGAAGTAATACATGGGCTCATGCAGACTTGGCTCCACCTTGATGACAGCTAGGATGGTACCATTTCCCAGGAGTGTGAGCGTGTAGAGAAATCCCAGGGGAAAGGCCAACCATTGGTTCTTGTCTGGCATTCCTGGGATACCTGTCAGAATGAAGCTATAGCGGTGGGCATGTGATGCATTCAAATTGGTCATGTCGTTGTTCTCACCATTGGGTGGGGCTGGACTCTTCCACTTGGCTCACAGCTCCTAAAATGAGTATATATTCTCATATAGACAGTACAATGGCTTTATGAATGCATGGGTAGAACACCAGGGGaaagaataaagttaaaaaacaactttAGATAATAATTGTAACACTTTGTCTTTTTGCTCGCTACACAGTCACTTGTGATGACTTCTTTTCTCTtgaaatacatttctgtatttgaaaaatgaagacaagattaAACATCCACTGTTTAGACAGTAAAGAATTTTGATATCTCCTCCTTGTGTAGCTCTCAAGGTTTAGCAGAAAAGAAGTAGATATAACCAAGGTCTTCATAACATAGAGCATattgctaaataattttttaaaaccccacTAACTCACAATACCATCACTGCATGACTACATACAATCCCATTGTCATTATAACCTACATTCACATAAATCCATGTGTATTAGagtgttttatacatatatatgtataatatatagatatacatatatataatatatacttcaaTATACTTTTATGATATATActtctatatactatatattatacacatataatatacacTTCTATATGTATACATGTTTGTATATGATAGGATATATActctacacacacataaatgtattagattggtgcaaaagtaattgcaatttttgtcttttttaaatctaatatgtgcttgtgtatatatatgtgtgtgtgtatatatggttatatgtatatatagatatatgagagggggagagagagagagagagagagagagagagagagtatgtatCCTGGATATCTATTGTAAGGATAATTGTAATGAATTACATATGCAGATATGCACATTATTGGATGAAAttattcatattaaaatttaatcttCAGAAATTTCAATAATCTATAATTTTCCATAATCTCACTTTAAGGTAGCTAGAAGAAAATAAGGGTTATTGGCTCATAAGCAACCATACATAAGATAAAAGAGAATAGGCACTTACAGGACTCTATTCCTATAGCATATAATACTTAGCCCAGTTCCTTCAGGCTCCCTTACTAATCTTTCTGTATCCATGAGTGCCCCCGTTTAATACATTCTTCATTCAGCAGTTAgaatagactttttaaaacaaatgcaaatcTCATTTATTCATCTCAAGCAAAATTCCTTGAAGGGCTCCCATTGTACTTAGAACAAAGCTCTAAATCCTTATTTTAGCCTTCAATGTAAAGCAAGATTCAACCCCTACCTACCTCTCTACCACCAACTCACACCATTTACTCTCCCCTTTGGTCTCTCTAATCCAGCCAAATTTGTAGTCTTTACGTTCCTGGATCCCAGTGAGATACTTGCTGATACAGGGTTTCTACATGCAGTCTTTccagttctttctgtttttcttcatccCTCGTAAAGCTCCTCTTTGCCCAAGTGAAGCCTAGCTGTCCTTCCCAAGTATGCTGATTCCAAATATCCACAGTAGTTTAAGGTCTCCTCATAcgctgttttcatatttttgggcTCTTCCTACTTATAAGTTAGTTTAGTTAAACATTGCATATGTATTTGTTTAATGTCTATCTCTCCTACTGGAGGTTTAAACTTCCTGAAGGAAGTTTAAAGGACTATTTATGGTTCATCACCTCATTGAGCATATGCAaggcatttattaatttttccataTTAGTGCAATGTCAACATAAAATAATGAATGGGTGAATATGGATGATTGAATGCCAattttctttcagaagaaatCTTATAATCCCTCAAACTCTGTTTTGATCTTCTGCAGATGaattaaaaatcttcaacaaagagaaaaatctatcTTTCTAAGAGGCCACAGACAAAAACTTTAATTGGGAGTCTGTGAGAGGTATTAAGTTGTCTTTGTTCTCACCTAGGTActtgtgagaaaagaaaaaccatcccAAGAGCTGGTCTGGGAACTCTGAGGTTGGGGTGAGATCAGGCGTGCACGACCTAGTAGTTTCCCTACCTTTTCTGCCTCCTATTTCTCTGCTCTAGGATGAAgattttctgttagaaaaaagtGACTGCTAATAAGTTATTTTACAGATTTAAGTCTCTTAAACACAGAAGACTTTTTGAAAGGTAGTGCAGTCCACTCACAGTTGTGTCGTGTCTTTCTAATAGAATTTGGGCCCCTCTCTCCCTGAAATCACAATGGTCCAGATCTAAACAAAGTACTTCATGATTCCTGCTCAACCTTCTGCCTGCACTCTGAGGAggggttttgttttactttaaatgTTAAGCGAGAGCCTTGACTTGCTTGGGTCTGCTGTTCTGTATCCCCAGCAATTCTCGTGCTTTTCAGGTGGGAATGATCAACTGGTTCATCCCTACCAGAGGTTTTTTGGGACCTACTTGAAAAATCTTTAACATTCTTTAAGTCCTGAGGACCTGCTGAAGCTCTGTTCTTCCATGCAAATAGTTGATTTTCATTTACCTCTTCTGTTTTACTGCTTTGGACTCTGATTTTCCTTACCTGAATCAGTGTTTTACCCtcatcttctttttaatttttcgtTCTTATATCCAttcttcatcttccttctttCAATCTTCTTTAACTTCTAGAccccttctttctctatctcccAGTGAGATTCTTATGCGTTCTTCCATTCCATCTTTATTTTATGCTTAGCCGTGCACTACACCCTCCCATATAATGTCTTCTTTTACTCCTGAAAACAACACCTGCATTTTACTTCTTCTATCCATCTTTGCTTTCTACCAACACATGACATTCTATACACTATTCTCATCTGTCTTTATCATGTTCCTCTCTAGAATTTATGTGAGgatttaatgaaaaaatgaactaaataatCTTACACAGAGCTTGCTAAGTAGAGAACATGGAAAAAATCTTTTAAGATTAATTTATTACCTTTATCAACCTTGTGCTATGATTCAGAATTAATTTGCTTATTTCCTTTCCTGAGACTAGCATTCAAGGCCCTTATAAAGACTACCCAAATCTCTGGTGGCATCTGGAGTCATCATGATTCTCCAAGGATTTCACAACTCCTCTGGAAGAACTCCCATGAAGGGTGTTATGTAGTGCCACTTGAGTTATCCCTTCCTAATTTCCCTAAGAACTCTAAACCTTTCCTTTATATGTCAGACTGTCCTCTATTCAGTCCATATTTGtgcaaaatttgttttcattttaattttatttgcatagTCTTAATGAGGTATGAACTCACATACATGCACCcaaatgcatgtgtatgtatgcacaAATACACACTGATTTGAATCATGTTTAATCGCTAAGTAATGTTTACAATTCCAGCCCGATTTCAGTTcaggtcttctgactccaaagccagtCTCAGTCTCAGTGACGACATAGTGTTGCGATTTGCCATGAAACAGGGCTGGAGTCTGCCATCGTTTGGAATGAATGGAATGGTTATCTGAATTCTGCTCATCAGGAACATAGAAAAACATGTTCTTTGAATTTGCTGAACTTCTTTGGTTTTTTGAATTGTTATTTCAATACATCATGTAAAATTTCTTGCATTTGATTTAATGTATTTTCTGTAAGGATGTTTTTCATTAAAGAGGTAATTCTTAAAATTAGAGGAACAGCTGGTTACTCAAGCCTGTGCCTTTGTGTGGTCAGGGTTAAATTGTTCACAGGCACTTTCTATCACATCTTTATGCCCTTTTTATCTCAGTTACTTTCTGTCACAAGCATATTTACATAatcaagacaaaaaacaaaagtcagatATAAACAATTCTTGTGGTAATTCTTTAGTTCAGGCATGGCCAAGAGTGTATGGCCAaaagttattcatttatttttaatttttaagcccATTAGCTCTAAAAGAGATAATGCATACTATAACCACTAAGGGCTAGGGATTTATACTGTGTGTcaacacatttttaataaaaaattgtgaATATTTCTGTCTGACATACTGTTTGGGTTAGAACTAAGAACACACAAAACGCTTGATGCAACCCCCCTGAGTGTTTATCTGGCGGCTTGAACTCCCCTGGAGATATCAGGCCTTGACTCCTCCATGTCTATAGAAACTGATGCCACCTCTAGAATAAACTTCAGAAAGACTCCTACTGGGAAACTATCCTAGTAATTTCCTATTATCTGGAGATTAATCCATCAAAAGTCTTCCTGTCCATATCTAAAATGGCTAAATATGgtaaaaagaatagattttaggAGTCTTATATGCCTTGTTTTAAttcacagttttaattttttgagctcTTTGGTTTTAGGGAAAGTTATTTAACCACTCATTCATCCAGCATTCCTTGTTATCTATTATTAAATGAATTCTACTCATGAAGTACAGCtattcctcctccttcccatcaGCATTTATACAACCAAATTGGCCTAGTGGAAGTCATATAACCATGttaactattttcattttaaatttatttattaataaaattataaagtccTTGCCAAGGCCTCACATGTTCTTTCATTACTTCCACATTATCACACTTTATGACTTTttttctactcccttagttaactATTTATGCACCTTGCTGCAACCAATTTTTCAGTGTTTGAACTAGATCCTGTCACTATTATCTACCTGGGAACTTAACTTCAGAAATTCTTATTataacttgttctttttttcctcaaacgTTTGTTTTGGaatcaggggtacatgtgcaggtttttcaCAAGGGTATACTGCATGATGCAGAAATTTGGAGTACAAATAAATGTCACCCAGGTAGTAGGCATAGTATgcgataggtagtttttcatccCTTACCCTCTCCTTCTTCCCTGACTAGTGGTCTCCAGTGtctatatttctcttctttttgaccATGTTAAGCcaaagtttagctcccacttataaatgagaacatgtggtactggattttctgcttctgcattAGTCCACTTAGCATGATAGCCTCTAGCTGAATTCATGttactgcaaagaacatgattttattctttttttatgactgtgtagtgtTCCATCATGTCTATCTGCCTAATTTTCCTTATCTAAtttactgttgatgggcatctgggttgattagacctttttttaaaaacatgcagttttatttttcctctgcttGATTATTTCTACTAACATCAgaaatctggttttctgttttattaagaaaaaggTGTACTGCCAATATTTGTCTGATTTTTCTGcttatgtttttaatgtaaaaccctttaaagcataaaaaagaattattaagaaaagagaaggccgggcgcagtggctcaagcctgtaatcctagcactttgggaggccgaggtgggtggatcacctgaggtcaggagttcaagaccagcccacaTGGtggctgctcctcctcctcctcctcctcctcctcctcttcttcctcctcctctccttctccttctccttctccttcttcttcttcttcttccttctgtaGTGGCAGTATAGCAGTAGTTTTTACCAGGCTGAGACTGGTAAACCAGTAGTTGTACTGCTGGACTTGACAAACCACCAGTTGTGCTGCCAGGGAGTGCAGACTCAACTTcaggtg
Encoded here:
- the LOC100409174 gene encoding LOW QUALITY PROTEIN: olfactory receptor 51H1 (The sequence of the model RefSeq protein was modified relative to this genomic sequence to represent the inferred CDS: substituted 1 base at 1 genomic stop codon), whose translation is MTNLNASHAHRYSFILTGIPGMPDKNQWLAFPLGFLYTLTLLGNGTILAVIKVEPSLHEPMYYFLSILALTDISLSLSTLPSMLSIFWFNVPEIVFDSCIMXMFFIHVFGIVESGVLVSMTFDRIVAIRNPLHYVSILTHGVIGKIGIAIFTRAVCVVFPVPFLIKRLPFCHSNVLSHSYCLHQDMMRLACGSTHINSFYGLIVVIFTLGLDALLILMSYVLILKTVLGIASSGERLKTLSTCLSHMFAVLLFYVPFIGSSMIHRFGKHLPPVVHMLMANIYLLLPPVLNPIVYSVKTKQIRRRIIQVFQRRKNRA